TGACTCTCTTATTAAATAACCGAAGCTCAGCTCCCCAGTTTTTTGAAATGAAACGACAGAGTTCATTCGCCTTCCCTTTATCAGCATGTGTGGACTGACTAGAGAGTGTAATTCTAAGAATGGTGTCATCCATTTCCTCTGGTATATCCAGATAGAAAGAATGATAGAGAGGAGGGTCTATACTTTTTAATTGGAGAAACTGTTTGGCTTCGTTTTGAATTTCTTCAATGGAGTATGGGAAAGCATGTTGATCATAATCCCAATTCAATTGTTCCCCAGTCTTTTTTGTTCTCCTGACATACTCTTGAAGGATTTCCTTTACATCTTCATATGTAATGGTTGATTTCTTGGATTTATTATGGACCCTAATCAAAGCCTCTTCTTGCATGTGAACACCTCCATAATGTTAGAATTTTCAAAAATATCATACCACAATTTTCTCCTGATTGCTTGACTCCCATCATATGATTTATAAAGTAATAATATTCCTCCAAAATGTGACATACAAAATAGGCTTGAAAA
Above is a genomic segment from Bacillus carboniphilus containing:
- a CDS encoding DUF1885 family protein codes for the protein MQEEALIRVHNKSKKSTITYEDVKEILQEYVRRTKKTGEQLNWDYDQHAFPYSIEEIQNEAKQFLQLKSIDPPLYHSFYLDIPEEMDDTILRITLSSQSTHADKGKANELCRFISKNWGAELRLFNKRVMQF